A genome region from Alkalimarinus coralli includes the following:
- a CDS encoding phosphate ABC transporter substrate-binding protein: protein MNISTFKLFMTVLLSSLLSASVFADVAVVVHPSVSDSASKKQISRIFLGKSKKLPGGQKVTPIALSEGNAARDEFNDKVLGKSDSQLKSYWSKLIFTGKGQPPSELDSDADVVAKVSSDPGTIGYISQESVTDAVKVLATF, encoded by the coding sequence ATGAATATTAGTACGTTTAAGCTGTTTATGACGGTGTTGCTCTCTTCGTTGTTAAGTGCCAGTGTTTTCGCCGACGTGGCCGTTGTAGTGCATCCCTCGGTGAGTGATAGTGCTTCCAAAAAGCAAATCAGCCGAATTTTTCTGGGCAAGTCAAAGAAGTTGCCGGGTGGGCAGAAGGTCACACCGATCGCATTGTCTGAAGGAAACGCGGCGCGGGATGAGTTTAATGACAAGGTGTTGGGCAAGTCGGATAGCCAGCTCAAGTCATACTGGTCAAAGTTAATTTTTACCGGTAAGGGGCAGCCACCGAGCGAGCTAGATAGCGATGCCGATGTTGTAGCCAAAGTATCATCTGACCCTGGTACCATTGGTTATATCAGTCAGGAGAGCGTGACCGATGCCGTTAAGGTGCTTGCAACGTTTTAA